From a region of the Acidicapsa acidisoli genome:
- a CDS encoding nuclear transport factor 2 family protein: MTYERLSRNAIRVALIVLTLTASAMAEWKAANSEVAAAAKEPKIASVLEAVNGIDTALIKDDHAAFAALLAKDLVVNNPQNTVSIRGATGRRNTSGLISYSSYVRSIEYAGMLGEMVLLMGDERVVPKGDSPMSGKEVRRRFTDVWKMEGGHWVLIARQATIVAP, from the coding sequence ATGACATACGAACGTCTATCAAGGAACGCAATTCGTGTGGCGCTGATTGTGCTGACACTGACGGCATCTGCGATGGCGGAGTGGAAGGCAGCGAATTCAGAGGTTGCCGCCGCCGCGAAAGAACCGAAGATCGCTTCTGTGCTGGAGGCCGTCAATGGAATAGATACGGCGCTGATAAAGGATGACCATGCCGCATTTGCGGCCTTGCTGGCGAAGGATCTTGTGGTCAACAATCCACAGAATACCGTCTCGATCCGGGGGGCGACGGGACGAAGAAACACTTCAGGGCTGATAAGTTACAGCAGTTATGTGCGGTCCATCGAGTACGCAGGGATGCTTGGCGAGATGGTATTGCTGATGGGAGACGAGCGGGTAGTGCCGAAGGGCGATTCTCCAATGTCTGGGAAAGAGGTCCGGCGGAGGTTTACCGATGTATGGAAGATGGAGGGTG
- a CDS encoding c-type cytochrome gives MSRSILKTKLAYLSIVSVATFWVFLHAPAQEKRSRFEPSIPRVWDDEAIATLEVPLANPMGSPRHISSDYYYRIPVRPIYKSYPVYAPGHEPPNYMEWLRQQDPEVLWDESAYKPNLSSREDWIAAGRIVFNTPIYYTTHRIVSMDDVRNPKWYQATGVPGAKDGTVPFVRYVIRKKGEVELGDFACGFCHTRVMPEGSVLEGVQGNFPFEKSKAWLFRSRLANPDDARKADADLRHLDHSLFAAPWLKPDPSAQIDSMTTDQLIAAHAAMLAEVTARHQSGLFDPLQIPDLIGVKDRRYLDHTGLQQHGSIADLMRYAALNQGADDLASYDGFVPADFHYSTKRPEPGDPIAVGGRYSDEQLYALAMYLYALEPPPNPNKFDALARRGKKIFETEGCGTCHTPPLYTNNKLTPAEGFRVPPEARQQFDIAPFSVGTDPNMTLKTRRGTGYYKVPSLKGVWYRSMFGHSGWCASLEDWFDPKRLDDNYEPTGFKPYGAKSYPVKGHPFGLDLSEQDRRALIAFLKTL, from the coding sequence ATGAGCAGATCAATCCTGAAGACGAAACTCGCATATCTCTCGATCGTGAGTGTGGCTACGTTCTGGGTCTTTCTCCACGCTCCTGCCCAGGAGAAACGCTCCCGTTTTGAACCGTCGATTCCGCGGGTGTGGGATGATGAAGCGATTGCCACGCTGGAAGTGCCGCTGGCGAACCCCATGGGGTCGCCCAGGCACATATCCTCCGACTACTACTATCGGATTCCCGTTCGCCCTATTTACAAGAGCTACCCGGTCTACGCTCCGGGGCATGAACCACCGAATTATATGGAGTGGCTCAGGCAACAGGATCCCGAGGTCCTGTGGGACGAATCGGCTTACAAGCCCAATCTCAGCTCCAGGGAAGACTGGATCGCGGCCGGACGAATCGTCTTCAATACGCCGATCTATTACACAACGCACCGGATCGTCAGCATGGACGACGTGCGAAATCCAAAATGGTATCAAGCGACCGGAGTTCCTGGTGCCAAAGATGGGACCGTGCCGTTTGTCCGATATGTCATTCGAAAGAAGGGCGAAGTCGAACTCGGCGATTTTGCCTGCGGCTTTTGCCACACGCGCGTCATGCCGGAGGGAAGCGTATTGGAGGGTGTCCAGGGGAACTTCCCGTTTGAGAAAAGCAAAGCGTGGCTCTTCCGCAGTAGGTTGGCCAATCCCGATGATGCCCGGAAGGCTGACGCCGACCTTCGACACCTGGACCATTCTTTGTTCGCAGCTCCATGGCTAAAGCCTGATCCATCGGCGCAAATAGACAGCATGACCACGGATCAGTTGATCGCGGCGCACGCGGCAATGCTTGCGGAGGTCACAGCTCGACATCAAAGCGGCCTGTTCGACCCCCTCCAGATCCCGGACCTGATTGGCGTGAAAGATCGCCGCTACCTGGATCACACCGGACTGCAGCAGCACGGTTCGATCGCGGATCTGATGCGCTACGCGGCATTAAATCAGGGCGCGGACGATCTTGCATCCTACGATGGATTTGTGCCCGCCGATTTTCACTACTCGACGAAGCGTCCGGAACCCGGCGATCCGATCGCCGTTGGCGGCAGATATAGTGACGAGCAGCTTTATGCCTTGGCGATGTACCTGTACGCTCTCGAACCGCCACCCAATCCAAACAAGTTCGATGCACTCGCCCGTCGCGGTAAGAAGATCTTTGAGACCGAAGGGTGTGGTACCTGTCACACACCTCCTCTTTACACCAACAACAAGCTCACTCCGGCTGAAGGCTTCCGTGTGCCTCCTGAGGCGCGGCAACAGTTCGACATCGCACCTTTCTCGGTCGGCACAGATCCAAATATGACCTTAAAGACGAGACGAGGTACAGGCTATTACAAGGTGCCGTCGCTGAAGGGAGTCTGGTACCGCAGCATGTTCGGCCACAGCGGCTGGTGCGCGTCTCTCGAAGATTGGTTCGATCCCAAACGCCTGGATGACAATTATGAGCCGACAGGATTCAAACCTTATGGCGCCAAGAGCTATCCGGTCAAGGGCCATCCCTTTGGATTGGATTTGTCCGAACAGGACCGCCGAGCGCTCATCGCATTCCTGAAAACTCTTTGA